The Neobacillus sp. OS1-2 genome includes a window with the following:
- a CDS encoding stage 0 sporulation family protein — protein sequence MYDVVGVRFKKAGKIYYFDPGDLSIEKDDFVIVETVRGVEYGRAVIARKQVEEHDVVLPLKKVVRIADQKDRMIVEENKQAAQEAYEVCNEKVNEHQLDMKLVDVEYTFDRNKIIFYFTADGRVDFRELVKDLAAIFRTRIELRQIGVRDEAKMLGGIGPCGRMLCCSTFLGDFDPVSIKMAKDQNLSLNPTKISGLCGRLMCCLKYENDEYEAAKEALPDLGEIIETPQGAGKVVGLNILERVLQVELKEQDRVLEYTLEEIIKEGAFSIQSTD from the coding sequence TTGTATGATGTTGTAGGAGTTCGCTTTAAAAAAGCGGGGAAAATCTATTATTTTGATCCTGGAGACCTCTCAATCGAAAAGGATGACTTTGTGATTGTTGAGACGGTCCGCGGCGTTGAATACGGGAGGGCAGTTATCGCCCGTAAACAGGTAGAGGAGCATGATGTGGTTCTTCCATTAAAAAAGGTGGTTAGAATTGCTGACCAGAAGGATCGCATGATTGTCGAAGAAAATAAGCAGGCAGCCCAAGAGGCATATGAGGTTTGTAATGAAAAGGTGAATGAACATCAACTGGATATGAAGCTAGTGGATGTTGAATATACATTTGATCGAAATAAGATTATCTTCTACTTTACTGCTGATGGAAGAGTTGATTTCCGTGAGTTGGTCAAAGATTTAGCAGCTATTTTTCGGACACGCATTGAATTACGCCAGATTGGCGTCCGTGATGAAGCGAAGATGCTTGGTGGTATTGGCCCATGCGGCCGAATGCTATGTTGTTCAACCTTCTTAGGTGATTTCGATCCCGTCTCTATTAAAATGGCGAAGGATCAAAACCTTTCATTAAATCCTACAAAAATATCCGGTTTATGTGGCAGATTGATGTGCTGCTTAAAATATGAAAATGATGAATATGAAGCCGCAAAAGAAGCTTTGCCTGATTTAGGGGAAATCATTGAAACACCGCAGGGTGCAGGAAAAGTGGTAGGACTAAATATATTAGAGCGGGTACTTCAAGTGGAACTTAAGGAACAAGACCGAGTTCTGGAGTATACCTTGGAAGAAATTATTAAAGAAGGTGCCTTTTCTATACAGTCCACAGATTAA
- the yabA gene encoding DNA replication initiation control protein YabA: MDKKEIFESVSNMETQIGHLYQKLGELKQHLAEILEENHYLKLENEHLRRRLDVSIKEEKKKTENKKAEGGPAHQEASPGEKLFDIGEGYDNLARLYHEGFHICNLHFGSLRKEGDCLFCLSFLNKK, from the coding sequence GTGGATAAAAAGGAAATATTTGAATCAGTGAGTAATATGGAAACGCAAATTGGCCATCTTTACCAAAAACTCGGAGAATTAAAGCAGCATTTAGCTGAAATACTCGAAGAGAATCATTATTTAAAGCTGGAAAATGAACATCTGAGACGCCGTTTAGATGTATCAATTAAAGAAGAAAAGAAAAAAACAGAGAATAAAAAAGCCGAAGGGGGCCCCGCCCATCAGGAGGCTTCTCCAGGGGAAAAGCTCTTTGATATTGGAGAAGGGTACGACAACCTTGCCCGTCTTTATCATGAAGGGTTTCACATTTGTAATCTTCATTTTGGAAGTTTGCGAAAGGAAGGAGATTGTTTATTCTGCCTTTCTTTTCTTAATAAGAAATAA
- a CDS encoding tRNA1(Val) (adenine(37)-N6)-methyltransferase encodes MVNLKDDERLDYLLAEDLRIIQSPSVFSFSLDAVLLARFVYVPIQKGNLIDLCSGNGVIPLFLSARTRGTIIGVEIQDRLYDMAIRSIEYNGLQQQLQMIHGDIKEMSKQLGFGKFDVVTCNPPYFTTPSKDEINPNEHLAIARHEILCTLEDTIKASSQLVRQGGKVAFVHRPGRLIDIITLMRQYRLEPKRIQFVYPKLGKESNTVLVEAIKDGSPDLKILPPLIVYNDADEYTPEIRGILYGEE; translated from the coding sequence GTGGTAAATTTGAAAGATGATGAACGACTCGATTATTTGCTTGCCGAGGATTTGAGGATTATTCAAAGCCCATCCGTTTTTTCCTTTTCACTCGATGCTGTATTATTGGCCCGGTTTGTATATGTACCCATTCAAAAGGGGAATTTAATTGATCTCTGCAGCGGTAATGGGGTAATTCCCTTATTTTTAAGCGCCCGCACAAGAGGGACTATAATTGGCGTTGAAATACAAGATCGTTTATATGATATGGCAATCCGAAGTATTGAATATAACGGGCTTCAACAGCAGTTACAGATGATTCACGGTGATATTAAAGAGATGTCCAAACAACTAGGCTTTGGCAAGTTCGATGTGGTTACGTGTAATCCACCCTATTTTACGACTCCTTCAAAGGACGAAATCAATCCTAATGAACATCTTGCTATCGCGCGCCACGAAATCCTTTGTACACTTGAGGATACGATTAAGGCTTCAAGTCAATTGGTGCGGCAGGGTGGGAAAGTGGCCTTTGTCCATCGCCCGGGCCGGCTTATCGATATCATTACATTGATGAGGCAGTACAGGCTCGAACCAAAGCGGATTCAGTTTGTTTATCCAAAGCTTGGTAAGGAAAGCAACACAGTTTTAGTTGAAGCAATAAAGGACGGCAGTCCAGATTTAAAAATCCTGCCACCACTCATTGTTTATAATGATGCAGATGAATATACACCTGAAATCAGAGGGATTTTATATGGAGAAGAGTGA
- a CDS encoding GIY-YIG nuclease family protein: MEKSEHFFYVVTCRDGSLYAGYTNNLERRIMLHNKGKGAKYTRSRSPVALTFYKGYDNKSDAMSAEYYFKQLSRKQKIEFLMEEMGGYHVAAEKF, translated from the coding sequence ATGGAGAAGAGTGAACACTTTTTTTATGTGGTAACATGCAGGGACGGGAGTCTTTACGCGGGTTATACAAATAATCTTGAACGGCGCATTATGCTTCATAATAAGGGGAAAGGGGCGAAATACACACGTAGCAGGAGTCCTGTAGCGCTTACCTTTTATAAAGGGTATGACAATAAAAGTGATGCGATGAGTGCGGAATATTATTTTAAACAGTTATCTCGTAAGCAGAAAATAGAGTTTTTAATGGAAGAAATGGGTGGATATCATGTGGCAGCAGAAAAGTTTTGA